The Chlorocebus sabaeus isolate Y175 chromosome 16, mChlSab1.0.hap1, whole genome shotgun sequence genome window below encodes:
- the LOC103242547 gene encoding olfactory receptor 3A1, whose product MQPESGANGTAIAEFILLGLVEAPGLQPVVFVLFLFAYLVTVGGNLSILAAVLVEPKLHTPMYFFLGNLSVLDVGCISVTVPSVLSRLLSHKRAVPYGACLTQLFFFHLFVGVDCFLLTAMAYDRFLAICRPLTYSTRMSQTVQRMLVAASWACAFTNALTHTVAMSMLNFCGPNVINHFYCDLPQLFQLSCSSTQLNELLLFAVGFIMAGTPMALIVISYIHVAAAVLRIRSAEGRKKAFSTCGSHLTVVVIFYGSGIFNYMRLGSTKLSDKDKAVGIFNTVINPMLNPIIYSLRNPDVQSALWRMLTGRRLLA is encoded by the coding sequence ATGCAGCCAGAATCTGGGGCCAATGGAACAGCCATTGCTGAGTTCATCCTGCTGGGCTTGGTGGAGGCGCCAGGGCTGCAGCCAGTTGTCTTTGTGCTCTTCCTCTTTGCCTACCTGGTCACGGTTGGGGGCAACCTCAGCATCCTGGCAGCCGTCTTGGTGGAGCCCAAACTCCACAcccccatgtacttcttcctgGGGAACCTATCAGTGCTGGATGTTGGGTGCATCAGCGTCACTGTTCCCTCAGTATTGAGTCGTCTCCTGTCCCACAAGCGTGCAGTTCCCTATGGGGCCTGCCTTACCCAACTCTTCTTCTTCCATCTGTTCGTTGGGGTGGACTGCTTCTTGCTGACCGCCATGGCCTATGACCGATTCCTGGCCATCTGCAGGCCCCTCACCTACAGCACCCGCATGAGTCAGACAGTCCAGAGGATGTTGGTGGCTGCATCCTGGGCTTGTGCCTTCACCAATGCACTGACCCACACTGTGGCCATGTCCATGCTCAACTTCTGTGGCCCCAATGTGATCAATCACTTCTACTGTGACCTCCCACAGCTCTTCCAGCTCTCCTGCTCCAGCACCCAACTCAATGAGCTGCTGCTTTTTGCTGTGGGTTTTATAATGGCAGGCACCCCCATGGCTCTCATTGTCATCTCCTATATCCACGTGGCCGCCGCAGTCCTGCGAATTCGCTCTGCAGAGGGCAGGAAGAAAGCCTTCTCCACGTGTGGCTCCCACCTCACTGTGGTGGTCATATTCTATGGTTCAGGTATCTTTAACTATATGCGACTAGGTTCAACCAAGCTTTCAGACAAGGATAAAGCTGTTGGAATTTTCAACACTGTCATCAATCCCATGCTGAACCCCATCATCTACAGCCTCAGAAATCCTGATGTGCAGAGCGCCCTCTGGAGGATGCTCACGGGGAGGCGGTTACTGGCTTGA